The following coding sequences are from one Apus apus isolate bApuApu2 chromosome 10, bApuApu2.pri.cur, whole genome shotgun sequence window:
- the HDC gene encoding histidine decarboxylase, with translation MEPEEYRQRGKQMVDYICQYLSNVRERRVTPDVQPGYMRAQLPDSAPVDPDSWDSIFGDIEKIIMPGVVHWQSPHMHAYFPALTSWPSLLGDMLADAINCLGFTWASSPACTELEMNVMDWLAKMLGLPDKFLHHHPDSVGGGVLQSTVSESTLVALLAARKNKILEMKLSEPDTDESSLNSRLIAYASDQAHSSVEKAGLISLVKMKFLPVDENFSLRGETLKKAIAEDRKKGLVPVFVCATLGTTGVCSFDNLSELGPICDAEGLWLHIDAAYAGTAFVCPEFRLFLDGIEYADSFTFNPSKWMMVHFDCTGFWVKDKYKLHQTFSVNPVYLRHPNSGAAVDFMHWQIPLSRRFRSLKLWFVIRSFGVKKLQAHVRHGTETAKYFESLVKSDPLFEIPAKRHLGLVVFRLKGPNWLTEKLLEELSSSGRLFLIPATIHDKFIIRFTVTSQFTTREDILQDWNIIQHTAAQVVSQNYGLHCFSSGDGARIPNRIDKPSSDAISNASQLYLDGGKYKTPSGKIVVQPKKLAGSLSTCVSSQEVKGQGDPLDDCFPEDVQVVTKHKLTSFLFSYLSVQGKKKTARSLSCNSVPVNGSLEQCNPKAAATDKKETHANARILSRLPEEVMMLKKSAFKKLIKFYSVPNFPECSIQCGLQLPCCPLQAIV, from the exons ATGGAGCCTGAGGAGTACAGACAGAGAG GGAAACAGATGGTGGATTACATCTGCCAGTACCTGAGCAATGTGAGGGAGAGACGGGTGACTCCGGACGTGCAGCCTGGTTACATGAGAGCCCAGCTGCCAGATTCTGCCCCAGTGGACCCAGACAGCTGGGACAGCATCTTTGGAGATATAGAGAAGATTATTATGCCTGGG GTAGTCCATTGGCAAAGCCCCCACATGCATGCCTACTTTCCAGCTCTTACTTCCTGGCCTTCACTCCTGGGAGATATGTTGGCTGATGCAATTAACTGCTTGGGATTCACATgg GCCTCTAGTCCAGCCTGTACAGAACTGGAAATGAATGTGATGGATTGGTTGGCTAAAATGCTGGGCCTTCCAGATAAATTCCTGCACCACCATCCTGACAGTGTGGGCGGAGGAGTATTACAG AGCACTGTGAGTGAATCAACCTTGGTTGCACTGCTagcagcaaggaaaaacaaaattctaGAGATGAAGCTTTCTGAACCAGACACTGATGAGTCCTCACTCAATTCTCGCCTCATTGCTTATGCATCTGATCAA gcacatTCTTCTGTAGAAAAGGCTGGCTTGATCTCTCTTGTGAAGATGAAATTTCTGCCTGTGGATGAGAACTTTTCCCTCAGAGGTGAAACTTTGAAGAAAGCCAttgcagaagacagaaagaaaggcCTAGTGCCAGTCTTT gttTGTGCAACTTTGGGAACAACTGGCGTCTGCTCTTTCGACAATCTCTCAGAACTGGGTCCAATTT GTGATGCTGAGGGACTCTGGCTTCATATTGATGCTGCATATGCAGGAACAGCATTTGTATGTCCTGAATTTCGATTGTTCTTGGATGGAATTGAATATGCAGATTCCTTTACTTTTAACCCTTCTAAATGGATGATGGTTCATTTTGACTGCACTGGATTTTG GGTTAAAGATAAATACAAGTTACATCAAACCTTCAGTGTTAATCCTGTCTACCTCAGACATCCCAATTCAGGAGCTGCTGTTGATTTCATG CACTGGCAAATTCCTCTGAGCCGTCGCTTTCGTTCCCTGAAGCTGTGGTTTGTGATTCGTTCATTTGGGGTGAAAAAGCTACAAGCTCATGTCCGACAT ggtACTGAAACAGCCAAATACTTTGAATCATTGGTTAAAAGTGATCCACTCTTTGAAATTCCTGCCAAGAGACATCTTGGACTGGTTGTATTTCGTTTAAAG GGTCCCAACTGGCTGACAGAAAAACTCCTGGAAGAACTCAGCAGTTCTGGCAGGCTCTTCCTTATTCCAGCAACTATTCATGACAAGTTCATCATTCGCTTTACTGTAACATCTCAGTTCACAACCAGAGAAGATATTCTGCAAGACTGGAACATCATTCAACACACTGCTGCCCAAGTCGTTAGCCAGAATTATGGGTTGCACTGCTTCAGTTCTGGTGATGGTGCAAGAATCCCTAACAGGATAGATAAGCCTAGTTCTGATGCCATTAGTAATGCTTCTCAGCTTTATCTAGATGgaggaaaatacaaaacacCTTCTGGAAAAATAGTAGTTCAGCCTAAGAAGTTAGCAGGGAGTCTTAGCACATGTGTGAGTAGTCAAGAAGTGAAAGGTCAAGGGGATCCTCTAGATGACTGTTTCCCAGAAGATGTCCAAGTTGTTACCAAACATAAGTTAACCTcttttttattcagttatttATCTGTTCAAGGCAAGAAAAAGACAGCACGTTCCCTTAGCTGCAACAGTGTGCCTGTGAATGGCAGTCTGGAGCAATGTAACCCCAAAGCAGCAGCGACTGACAAGAAGGAGACTCATGCAAATGCCAGAATTCTTTCCAGGCTGCCTGAAGAGGTGATGATGCTCAAAAAGAGTGCCTTTAAAAAACTAATTAAGTTCTACAGTGTCCCAAACTTTCCAGAATGTAGCATTCAGTGTGGCCTTCAGCTGCCTTGTTGTCCTCTGCAAGCCATTGTTTAA
- the SLC27A2 gene encoding long-chain fatty acid transport protein 2 encodes MVPVVLCTALAGLLLLPLLLRRAWPYFFQDLRFALTMARVARRARRAGARRPASTLLDAFERQARRTPHKPLLLYEDEVSTYEQVERRSRQAARALRDAAGLRAGGCLALFTGNRPAYVWVWLGCARLGCAMACLNSNVRAGSLLRCFQSSAATVLLAAPELKEAVEEILPSLKKENVKVYYLSKTSATEGVESFLDKVDAASDKPTPLSWRSDITFKTPAMYIYTSGTTGLPKAAVINHERIMLACGLFDAGNVTSEDIVYTALPLYHSSALLVGVHGCIMKGATIVLRARFSASQFWDDCRKYNVTVIQYIGEVLRYLCTVPQRNNDQDHKVRLAIGNGIRADVWREFIRRFGNINILEFYASTEGNISFVNYTGKIGAVGRVNCLQKKISHYELIKYDVEKDEPVRDENGFCIRVSKGKPGLLICKITQYAPFSGYAGAKQQTEKKQLRDVFQKGDLYFNSGDLLVIDNDNFIYFHDRTGDTFRWKGENVSTTEVADVLSLIDCIQEVVVYGVSVPGYEGRIGMACIRLKENCEFNGENTYRHVCTHLPKYARPHFIRIKSAVELTATFKYRKVQLVEEGFDPAVVKDRLYFLDDKENLYVQMSQDIYNSVKNHYFKL; translated from the exons ATGGTGCCCGTCGTGCTGTGCACCGCGCTGgcggggctgctgctcctgccgctgctgctgcgcCGCGCCTGGCCCTACTTCTTTCAGGACCTGCGCTTCGCCCTCACCATGGCGCGGGTGGCGAGGCGGGCGCGCAGAGCCGGTGCCCGCCGCCCCGCCAGCACCCTCCTAGACGCCTTCGAGCGGCAGGCGCGGCGGACGCCGCACAAGCCGCTGCTGCTCTACGAAGACGAGGTGTCCACCTACGAGCAGGTGGAGCGGCGGAGCAGGCAGGCGGCGCGGGCGCTGCGCGAcgccgcggggctgcgggcgggcggCTGCCTGGCCCTCTTCACGGGCAACCGGCCCGCCTACGTCTGGGTCTGGCTGGGCTGCGCCAGGCTGGGCTGCGCCATGGCCTGCCTCAACTCCAACGTCAGGGCCGGCTCCTTGTTGCGCTGTTTCCAGAGCAGCGCGGCCACCGTGCTGCTGGCGGCCCCAG AACTGAAGGAAGCTGTTGAAGAAATACTACCAtccttgaagaaagaaaatgttaaagttTATTACTTAAGCAAGACATCTGCTACAGAAGGAGTTGAGAGTTTTCTTGATAAAGTAGATGCTGCTTCAGATAAGCCTACTCCATTGTCTTGGAGATCAGATATAACCTTTAAAACTCCTGCCATGTACATTTATACTTCTGGTACTACAG GTCTTCCCAAGGCTGCAGTGATTAACCATGAACGCATAATGCTAGCTTGTGGTTTGTTTGATGCTGGCAACGTTACCTCAGAAGATATTGTGTATACTGCTCTACCATTGTATCATAGCTCTGCCCTCCTGGTTGGAGTCCATGGATGTATCATGAAAG GTGCAACTATTGTTTTGCGTGCCAGATTTTCAGCAAGCCAGTTCTGGGATGATTGCAGGAAATATAATGTAACAGTGATACAGTATATCGGGGAAGTGCTTCGGTATCTATGCACTGTGCCACAG AGAAACAATGATCAGGATCACAAAGTCAGACTTGCCATAGGAAATGGAATAAGAGCTGATGTTTGGAGAGAATTTATCCGAAGATTtggaaatattaatattttggaGTTTTATGCATCGACtgaaggaaacatttcttttgttaATTACACTGGAAAAATTGGTGCAGTGGGAAGAGTAAACTGCCTGCAGAAG AAAATCTCACACTATGAACTTATTAAATATGACGTAGAGAAAGATGAACCAGTCCGAGATGAAAATGGATTCTGCATAAGAGTTTCCAAAG GTAAACCTGGACTACTGATCTGTAAAATTACCCAGTATGCACCATTTAGTGGCTATGCAGGAGCTAAACAGCAAACAGAGAAGAAGCAATTAAGAGATGTCTTTCAAAAAGGggatttatattttaatagtGGTGACCTTTTAGTGATTGACAATGATAACTTCATTTATTTCCATGATCGAACTGGAGACACATTCCG GTGGAAAGGGGAAAACGTTTCTACAACGGAAGTTGCAGATGTTTTAAGCCTGATTGACTGCATACAAGAAGTTGTTGTTTATGGAGTATCTGTTCCAG GTTATGAAGGCAGAATAGGAATGGCATGTATTCGACTAAAGGAAAACTGTGAATTTAATGGAGAAAATACTTACAGACATGTTTGCACTCACCTTCCAAAGTATGCAAGACCTCATTTTATAAGGATTAAG AGTGCCGTTGAACTTACAGCAACTTTTAAGTATCGTAAAGTACAACTAGTGGAGGAGGGGTTTGATCCAGCAGTCGTCAAAGATCGCCTGTATTTCCTGGATGACAAAGAAAACCTGTATGTACAAATGTCCCAGGACATTTATAACTCAGTAAAAAATCATTACTTCAAATTATAa
- the GATM gene encoding glycine amidinotransferase, mitochondrial, whose product MLRVRCLRGGSRGAEAAHYIGSRLGRAFMGWVQQSFQSTQAATASQNTCAADDNKATSPVPKDCPVCSYNEWDPLEEVIVGRAENACVPPFSVEVKANTYEKYWAFYQKFGGQSFPKDHLKKAIAEIEEMCNILKREGVIVKRPDPIDWSVKYKTPDFESTGMYAAMPRDILLVVGNEIIEAPMAWRARFFEYRAYRRIIKDYFNRGAKWTTAPKPTMADELYDQDYPIRSVEDRHKLAAQGKFVTTEFEPCFDAADFIRAGRDIFVQRSQVTNYMGIEWMRRHLAPDYRVHIISFKDPNPMHIDATFNIIGPGLVLSNPDRPCHQIELFKKAGWTVVRPPVPLIPDDHPLWMSSKWLSMNVLMLDEKRVMVDANETSIQKMFENLGISTIKVNIRHANSLGGGFHCWTCDIRRRGALQSYFD is encoded by the exons atgctgcGGGTGCGGTGCTTGCGCGGGGGAAGCCGAGGAGCCGAAGCCGCGCATTACATCGGCTCACGG cttggAAGAGCCTTTATGGGATGGGTGCAGCAATCTTTCCAGAGCACCCAGGCAGCTACAGCCTCCCAGAACACCTGTGCTGCCGATGACAACAAGGCTACTAGCCCCGTGCCTAAGGACTGTCCTGTTTGCTCATACAATGAATGGGACCCACTGGAAGAGGTCATTGTGGGAAGAGCTGAAAATGCTTGCGTCCCACCCTTTTCTGTGGAAGTTAAG GCCAACACGTATGAAAAGTATTGGGCATTTTATCAGAAATTTGGAGGCCAGAGCTTCCCCAAAGACCATTTGAAAAAAGCTATTGCTGAAATTGAAGAGATGTGcaatattttgaaaagagaaGGTGTAATTGTCAAGAGACCTGATCCAATTGACTGGTCTGTGAAGTATAAAACACCTGATTTTGAGTCTACAG gtaTGTATGCTGCCATGCCAAGAGACATCCTGTTAGTGGttggaaatgaaattattgAAGCGCCTATGGCTTGGCGTGCTCGGTTCTTTGAGTATAGAGCATATAGACGCATAATCAAAGATTATTTCAACCGTGGTGCTAAGTGGACAACTGCCCCCAAACCCACAATGGCAGATGAACTCTATGATCAG GATTATCCAATCCGCTCTGTTGAAGACAGGCATAAActggctgctcagggaaaaTTTGTAACTACTGAATTTGAGCCATGCTTTGATGCTGCTGACTTCATTAGAGCTGGAAGAGATATCTTTGTACAAAGGAGCCAG GTTACAAATTACATGGGCATTGAATGGATGAGGCGACATCTTGCACCAGACTATAGAGTCCACATAATATCCTTTAAGGATCCTAATCCCATGCACATTGATGCCACTTTTAATATCATTGGACCTGGTCTTGTGCTCTCTAACCCAGACCGTCCCTGCCATCAG aTTGAGCTCTTCAAGAAAGCAGGCTGGACCGTGGTTCGCCCCCCAGTGCCACTGATTCCAGATG ATCACCCACTGTGGATGTCTTCTAAATGGCTCTCTATGAATGTCCTAATGCTGGATGAGAAACGTGTGATGGTGGATGCCAATGAGACATCAATTCAGAAGATGTTTGAAAATCTGG GCATTTCCACAATTAAAGTGAACATTCGCCATGCCAACTCATTGGGAGGTGGTTTCCATTGCTGGACATGTGATATCCGCCGCCGTGGTGCCCTGCAATCTTATTTTGACTAG